The Vitis vinifera cultivar Pinot Noir 40024 chromosome 1, ASM3070453v1 DNA segment ACATAACTAACATGGTTCTTGGTTGTTCAACAAATCCTATTAGTGCTACACTATGGCAGAGAAGCCACTCTTTAATGCCATCCAGCGTTTGATTCAGCTACTCCAACATCAGTCTCTGCCAATGCAACTAACCATATCAGCTTGGAttctaaagataaaaaataaaaatttaataacatttagcaataattaaaagataaaaaaaacctGCATAATTTAGAACATGAAATAAACTGTTTCTTTAACCAATTTGACAGATTAGGCCCAAGGCACCAACTTCATTAATCCTCACCATCCATATaatgtgttatttatttatttatccatttattaGTGTAAACACATTCCAAAGCCTGGGAGACGGGCCTGTAATCAAGCAAGTGAACAAATgtttataaatttatcattGTTCAAACAGTCATTTTAGGCAGTTGTCCATTCAAGTGGTAGTTTCTCAATGGCACCAACTACACGTGGCACCATATCTCAGTAAGGCCTAGGTTGCCATCTAAGTAATGAGAGGATATATGACTATAGCGACATATGCAAGAAATTCTGTGCATGGACCCATGACATACCCATTAGCAAAAGGTGAATCATTGCGAGCACGGCGATATGGAGGTGACCTGCTGTAGCTGCGACCTCGACGAGGTGATACGCTTCTACGTCGTGGAGATTTTCTCGCATGCGGGCTATAGCTCCTAGCATAAGATGCAATTTTAATAATATCACTCaattcaaaatccaaaattGTTGAGAAGTATGTCATTGACAAATATCTACAATTCTACTCGTAATCAGCAACATTCAGAGGAATGTCATAGTTCATAGTTCATAGAGGCTAGCAAAAGGTTAATATCCACATTCCAGAAAGGTGTCACACCAATATGCTACTATGCATTCCTCATCCCCTCCCCCCAgtcaaattagaaaatatatgagCGACTCATCTAATCAACTAAACATAGAAGTACAAACAGAAAGTTCTGATATCTGATATGATCTAGAAGAAAGATATTTTGGAGGAAAGATCTgccaaaaaaatcatataatagcGATTCAAGATAGAAGCAATCACATGAGgtgaaagagagaaagagagagaggaaaaatggCCAGTAAGCACACACTATTACAGATTATTTGTTACAAAATTGCGCCCATGTCAAGCGATACTTCATGACATTTTCATCTGAGAAACAGCTTTTATCACTGTTAAATACCCTGTTACCCTGATATGAAAGTAGGATATCCTGTAACAGCTTTTATCCCTGTTAAATATTACATATGAGAGTAAGATATGTAATATAATATATCACTGTTACAGGATATCCCTGCCTCAAGTGAGTTTGCCGTTAATGGGGTTCAGCTGTGAGCCACCAATAGCAAACACATGAGGATAATCATATGATACCAACTGTTAAGTAGCATGGTTCTGAGCTCCTAAAAAACTTTCAGTTGCAGAGAACATGCAAAGGATTTAGCATTGGGGTTTCAGAAAGTCAACTTTTCTCAAGTTCAACCATAAAAAAGGTATTTCAGACAGTTATGCTCCAGATTCCAAAAAATTTAATCCTATATAATTTCACATAAAGAGGAAAACAGAAAAGGCTTCAAGGCATTTCAATAACCTGATAATGCAAAACTCTATAGCATGTGCAGTTtatgacaaaaaagaaaaaaacaaagtatAGCCAGGATATACCTGCGCCCATAACTTGGACTCCTACGAGGACGAGGGCTAATGCTTCGACGCCGTCCACTTCCCATGCCTCGTGAACCAATCCGCAAGCGACATTCTCGAGCAAAATGACCAGGTTCACCACATTCATAGCACTTCAAGTCCTCACCTCCGCCACGTCCACGATCACggcctccaccaccaccaccaccaccaccaccccccTTAGAATTATGAGAGAGCTCCACACGCCACCCACTCTTTCCTGTTAACCCAAAGTTGAGTTCGCATAAAAGTTCCAAAGTTtataaagcaaataaaagcaagcTTCACCCTTCAGAGTCAATTGACCAAAAGGGATTGCTGTCCAGCAGGATCCAAAATGCAACCTGAACATCAAGTGTACAGAACCAACACAAACAGGAGAAAACTGGTAATTTACAACAACTATGTTGACAGTTAACACAGAAAAGCATTAATAACTTTTCAAACAGACAAAGTTACACTATACTCGCAAACTTCAAAATAAAGTCTTCCCAAAGAGCATCCATAAGGACGGTCACAGGGATGACCTTTTCTTGGCCGATGCAAGTGCCATAAATCTGAGCTCCTCTGGCAAGTATCAAATCTGTCTTATGTTAATGGTGACACTACCCCTCAGAAATTAATATTATCATACAAAAGGTGGCTGGAATACATGAGAAAGAAaacaattcaaataaaataaacaggaaggatggaaaaaaaaaaaaagaagataaaaacagTAGGATCAACAAAATATGCAATGAACCAAACTTTCTTGACATTtatatttggaaaatgctttGTACTCACCATCCAATCCACGAATTGCATCTACAGCATCCCTACGATCAGCAAACTCAACAAAAGCATAACCCGGTGGTCTCCGAGCAACCCAAACACTGATAAATTTTAGCAACATGTGTTAAGaccaacaaaaatttcaaatgcaGGATACTAAAAAGTAATCTATGTGTTGAAAATAgtatcaagttttaaaaaacaaaatagttgTGCTACTCCACAAAGACAGCTTCAATACAAGGCTTAACAGCCAAGCTTGGACCTAAAAGTTCAAATTCGAAACCTAGGCCAGCCCTGTAagaataaaattgtataatataGCAAAGTTAACATTAAACAGtgatataaaataacatataaaatatttaaaataaattccattTATATAAAAGTTGTAGAATTGACACTAATAATCCATGATTCTAATGGATAGGAGTGGAATAATATAGACCTGCAGAAGCTGCAGGCGGGGGATGTCCAAGGAAGAAGTGTGAGGTGTACAGGTGTAGCACAAGGGGCCTGTATGGTAGAACAGCACTGTGCCAAGGGCATCTTTAGTGGGGCTGACTTAGGGACCCAAAGGTTGGGTCGTAAGTGGTTAAAGGGAGCCCAAAGTCCCAGTGGCAATGCAATTCCTCATGCCCAAAGCCTTAATGGACCGGAAACTTCAGAGGCCCATTCAGTTTCTGTTAATGATGTGGGGGAGGGTTTAAGAGTGGGCCAAGCCAGTGGGGGTGGGTTTAGTGGGTTTAAAGGATAAAAAGGAGGGTTGTTGCTTAGTGGCTTTGGCTGAGGGAGAGAAGGGCTCTCTATGACTTCTTAAAGGAAGGGCCTTCTCTGCAGATTTCAAGGAGATGACACAGTACAGTTGTGTCGAAGATGGGCATGTGTGGCTTGAGGCATTGCCAGCATCGGTTTCAAAGAGCTCTTGAGTGGCGTTTACCAACGAAGCTCTCTTGGAGGAGGTGAACAGGTTTCCAAGGCCTTCCCCTCTCCTTTCTTTGGGGCCTGTGGACCTGGCAAGCCACTGATAACCATGTTGCTGGAAAATGGCAGCTTGCTGAAGTTTTCCAGAAATGCTGAGAAGTACCCTTCGGGTAAGGAGGAGGAGGTTGTGGTTGAGGAGGCGGAGTCCCCTAAGGCCTTGGCAATTGCTTGTGTCCCGGGGTGGGGATCCAGATAGCCTCCCCATTAATTTAGTCAATTTTAGCAGCTTCTTAGGGTTACCTGCGGAGGGGTTTGAAAAGGAGATTAGTTCCCATTGAAGAAATTGGGGTAAAAAAAAGGACGTGGGGTCAAGGTTTCAGGCAGAAAGAGGAGTATTCCCTCGACTACCCTTTTTGAGCAGGATATCTATAAACTAGAGTGTTCGGTTAATTATAACAAGTCTCCGATCACTGTCAGGGAAAGGGGAAGGGGGAAGGAGTTTTGGGGACTCATATCCTGTTTTGTGAGGTTGGTCAAGTGTTTTGGTTTGTGCTTAGGTCAGGGGGGGCTTCGGGGTTCATGGGGATGGTAGGTTAGTTAGGGTGGTTGGTATTTGCTCTctcatttccttttcttctttttgcttGTCTTTTGGCCTATTTTGTATGCTCTATGGGTACTCTGTTGCGCCATTTTacaagcatttttaatatattcttctttttacttatcaaaaaattattataataatatagaCCTAAAAAAGAGGAATAAAGAGATTCAACAGAATTCTTTGTAAATTCAAAAGCATTCCCTATAAACTTGGTTTGCAACCTTGGGTCTTTGTGAGGATGAGTTTCTTCGcatgggaagctacttgggatAGGTTTTGACATTGAAGCAACTTAAAAAGAGGAGACAAAAAACTCAGAATTGATGCTATTTTTGCAAAggcaatgaaaaaataattgatcaaaTCCTCCCTTACTATTTAAAAGCAGTCATGTTTTGACATCTTATTTATGCTGTTTTTGGGATAAAACTGGTCAGATTTTTAAGTTGGAATGGTTCTTATGTCAGGAGGAAGAGGATGAAGGCTTGGAGAGTTGTCCCTTGTTGTCTATTTTGGAcaacatggaaagaaagaaataggatagcttttgaaaatattgaaaaagggGACCAAGTAATCAAGCAAACTTTCATGCATTGGTGGATTCAGCTAGGCCCAGAGGGGGCACATGCCCCATGCATAATAAGGAATTGAACCTTTGACCTCAGTTTTAAGAGAAATACACCAGCCGATGGGCCAAACATTGCTTTTTGGCTTATATTTGCCCCCCTCCTCCTTAAATTAACCTCTATCCTATTGCCCCCCCTGCATCCTATTCCTAGCTCCGCCTCTGCTTTCATGTATGTTTTTTAGGAGTGGCTTATAATGTTCATAGGTGATAGCTCTTTGACTATCTTAGGCTTGACTGATTGGATAGGCTCTAAGTGAGACAtgggagttgttttttgttttcccttggCATCATTTGTCCATTTTGGCATCTTTGTACGCTCAGTGTATACCTTTGCTCATCTTTTGTAAAGCACTTTAATATATTCTATCTTTGCCTATATATATagtcctaaatttttttttagagttagttAAAACTCACACCTGTCCTGACTCTATAGTTATATCATGCTAGCCCAAAGCTTGTTAAAGATAACCATGGTAGGAGAATCACTTGGCCCAAGGCCAACCCTGTTTTTTTAATGACTGACTTATGAGAAATGCGGTTCCCTTTAGAAGTCTAACATAAGATTGGATTTTCCTGTGCAAACGCAATAGTTGAAGATGAGAAACAAGAGACACATGTACTTCATATTGTCCATAAGAGGCTATTGGTTGTGGCATCTTTAGAACATCTAAAAAGTTGGCATATCAATTCTCTCCAAACCCAGGCCTCATGCTAATTTTTAAACAACAAAGTGCTTGACCAGTTGAACTACCAGTGTCCAATTCAACAGTCAGACCAGATAATCCAGTTTGGGTTCTGATAACACTGGTCAGTATGCCTGCCAAAGCAGTAAGCAAATATTGTGTGGGTATTGTTTGCAGATTGAGCAGTCTAGAGAAGTAGGGATTGTGGTAAGGACTTTGGAATAAGTGTCCATCAACTTAGAGACGGCAAGTAATTCCGTTAACTTCATGTATATTGGACCAAGTCAAAATGCTTTTTGTTGTAATGCCTGAAATTTAGCAAACCACTACTGTCTTGTAACAATTGCCACGATCATGAGCTTGGGAAGGAAATGGGCTGTGATCACGATTGAAGACTCTAAATGGAACAATAATGAAAGGAAAGTTCTAATATATTTCtgtgtttgcctatcaaaaaaaaaataatgaaaggaAAGGATCATtgaataaaattggaaaaagaatCATTAATGCACTTATATTTTGGCTGCGCCTACACTTTGGTGTCATCCGTGGGAACAACGAAATCAAAAGGGGAATGATAGATCCAATACCACccggagagagaaagaggagatCCATGAGCATGAGGATTCCTTGGAGCAGCTGTGCTGCCAATTGGACTGACAACAAGCTCAATTCAATCAGAGACTCCACTCTTTGAATGAGGCTCTAACAAGGCATAATGAAGAGTTGAGAGTTTGCCTGCATAGTAGGAGGTCAGTTTCATTTGTTAGTCTTTCTGCACCACCACTTGCAACAAGGTCGTAGCAAGAAGATTCACCTCCTACTATATAAGACAATAAATCTGTCCAGAATGGGACTTCCCAATCATACCGCCAAAAAGCAGACCTATAGGAATAAATAGATGAACTAAAGGCCTGAGTTCACTCAATGAAAGGGAAAACCCTGCATCATTTCATGAGCTATATTGTTTGTAGAATAGTTAGGAGCCCATTTACTAAAGACATTTTGAAAACTGATGTGCCTTCTGGATTTGTATTTCCGAAATTCTAGATATATGACAGGATGGAGATCCAGTGGATCATCTAATGTACTTCCAAGTTCCACCATCTTATGACACTTATGTAGGGAAATGATGTTGTGTTATGCAAAGCGCTTCCATCAAGCTTGCAAGGCCCACACTTATCTGGTTCCATAATTTGTCTAGGGGATCTACATCATCTTTCTCAGAATCGTGCAACATATTTATCTCAGTAGATGTGGTCCTCTAGGCAAAGGAGGGATATGGATTCTTTATTTAATGTGCAAATGATGGATGGAGAAAGTGTATGTGACTATATAAAGCAATTTATTGTTACCCTAGTATAGGTGGAAAGCTATGACAACACCACCACCTAAACCACCTTTAGGTCTAACTACCAATTCTGATTCAAATCAATCGCTCCATAAGTAATAGGCAAAGAGTATGGAGCAAGCTTTTACTTGAGCCTACCGAGTTGGCAAGCTTAGAGGACCTAACATCTTCTCAACCTAAGGTGGTAGCCACTACTACTTGGGGAAAAAACAGGAAGCAAATTCTAGCAATTCCGAAGAGAAAGTGTTGACAGAGTAACCATACTTCTGCAACAGGACAACTGGTGAGGTTATAGTCAAAAGAAATAGACCATATGTTTACCAAGTCAACAACTCCTCATGCCCAAGTGTTCAAGGTATTATCCTAATTGCCAAAGTTTTGTTGGCCTGTGCTGCCTGAAGGAGACCCTACAAAGCAGGACCTAGCCAAATATTGCACATATGATAAGAGTCAATGGACATACAACCAAGGAATGCTAAAGCCTTAAACATGTGATTCAGATGTATCTGCACAATAGAAAATTGCAGCATTTTGTCCTCAAGGAGAAAGATCAAAAAGTGAACCAAATTGACGGAAGTTTACAATCGTCAGAAATCAAAATGAATGGACCCCAAAGAAGGGTAATTTCAATCATCCATGATGGAGAAAGGACAGGACAATCATTGAGAAAAATAACAGGCTTTCAGCAGGTCAACCAAGTAGGAGTTTccactttttattttccttcaatttatctttctttctattttttctctttattttctttcctttgcattttccctcaaattttctgggaaccaatcaatagtcttaaaaaaaaaaaacactttctgACATCTAATATGGTATACATCAACATAAAACACATTTGGTATACACCTAATTTTGTTTTCAGTGGCACAATACACATATACTCACATTGCACTCATTTTTGCCCAATCCATTCAATCTTTTGAGGAATATTGATGTTGTCATGTATCCACAGGAAGAACTTGACATTTCTCAATTAAATTACATATCCCAATATGTTTGGTCATGAAGACTACAAGTACAAGTCAAATGACCTTGAGAGTAGATTTGAGCATAATTCCTTGGGGGGAGAAGAGTGCAAATTGCTGAGAAATTGAGCACCCAGAGAAGTCGGGATTTTGGCAAGGGCTTTGAACAAATAAGTGTCCATCAACTTGGAGACGGAAAGTAATTTTGTAAGCTCCATGCATATTGGACCATGTTAAAACGCTTTATATTATAATGCCTGAATTTTAGCAGGCTGCTAATGCCTCTTGTAACGATTGCCACAATCATGTACATGGGTAAGGAAATGGCCCACAATCACGATCAGAGACTCTATGAAAGGAAAGGATCATCAAATAAAGTTAGGAAAAACTAGTTAGCATAATTTTATTTGGGCTGCACCTACATAATGTTTTTAAGGGCTACTGATTAGCGGAATAGACAGAGATCTTTTATCCAGAAAATTTCTGAACAATtgatataaaattcaaaattgattttcaattatttaaggAACATATCAACATAAGGAAACAATATTATCCATGAATAACCCAAAATTCTGCTATAAAACAAATCAGCATGAACCAAACAGTTAAAAGAAGATTCTGGCCCAATTTCCAGAACATGGACATATAATATATTAGAGCCCCATTTCTTTCCcgctgaaagaaaaaaaaaaaaaaaaaaaaaaccaagcatttgaggcaaaaaaaaaaaaaagtggggaaACAAAAGGGGAGAGTGCTAGAAACAGGTGCATTTTCTGAATGCGAATTCCCAATTAATTAAAGTATAAAAGTCAGaggaaataaatattacaaACTGGTAAGCAAAATTGCAACAGACAGAAGGCTCGCCTCGCAACATAAGGAGATATGCTGCCAAACTGCCATAGGTTTTCATACTATTTAAGTTTCAAGAAATCGACGAAACCAGCTGCCTACACACAAGATGGTTCtaaatcaaagacaagaaacaTCAAAAGGGAAACCACGAAAGACATAAAAAagggctttaaaaaaaaaaccaaccgATATTCCAAAATATTTCCAATGGCAACAAACAAGAGATATCACAACCAGGTTCACcaaaatgtagaaaaaaaaatcataaaaataacttcaattACGAAATGGAGAACAATTGCCACGCAattctcttataaaaaattaggaatCACCTCCGAATAACACCGTAAACTCGAAATTCATCTTCAAGCTCCCTTTCTGAGACACGAGGATCCAAATTCCCAACATAAACTCGAGACATTTTCGGCACCGGTTCCCACCTAAGGAAACAAACCTCCAGAGATTAACGACATGGATGGTGTGGAAGAAACATTAGTCATGTGATTGAGAAATGAAGGTGAAGCTTACCGAGAAAAAATTCTAGGGTTTGTCGAAGCTCTAAAACCCTAGAGGAGAAGGTTGTGTTTGATTAGGTTTATATGGTCCAATAGCCTAATTCATGGACCGCCCGACTTGACCTAAGCTTTCGGTCGTcttgattttaggaaatgtttgtGACATTTTATCAAGTATTGAAAAGGTAAAAACGTTTtgtaaaatcactatcaaacataaCTTACACGGACGGTACCACTTCAAGGATGAAAACATGGGtagataaattttattaaaatattaaaaatacaagttaaaattttcaagaaaaataatttgataaagcaaaaaatttatgaaacttTGTACAAATATATACTATATATTAAACACTAAAATATTTGTTCCCCTTTTTTAAATGggcatgttattattattttattcaattaatttaGTTGATATTTATCTATTTCCAAATACAATCTAGatttaaataatatctttattttaaaaaattatcataatttattaaaataattttaacataaaaatttaaatattattatcaaaatttctagatgaaaaaaatatagatgattaattgttttccatttctaaaaatgTAAACCTATAAAACAACTTTCATGCATTCCTTAGTACACCTAAATCTTGAAATTTTAAGGTCATAAAATTAATCTTTAAGCTTGAGGAATCAACTATGGGGCATGATTTTGCATCTTTTTCtcaaattgtatttttaatggTCGATTACTTTTATAACCTATGATGAAAAACATCTTTGACGAATATGACATGATAAGaaatgtagatttttttttttttgttttgcaacGATTCGCACTTTGCGAGAAATAATAGCCAAAAAAAATACATGGTACAAACTTGGGTTCAATCTTATACGAAGTGTAAGGCCGAAGTCATGGATAATATAGACAACCAAATAATCAGAGTTTGGAAAGATTAGGAGGGTGATGAAAAAGTGTTTCAAAGGTGGAACACATTGAGAGATTGACCTTGGACATGCAATTGATTAAGTGGACAATTGTTTCAAATGCATAGGGCCAATAAGTGATGGGAATGGAGGTGTGATGAAGAAAGGTGAGGGATGTTTTGACAATATGGTGATGACATCTTTAATagaattcattatgttttggaATGTGAGGTGGTGTTGTAATATGAGAGATACCATTGGTGGATAAGAAATATTTGAGATCAATGTATTCACCATCATTGTTGGTATATAAGGTGATAATaggtttttgaaaaaagttttcaaTTATGGCTTTGAAATGAATAAACATGTCAGAAATATTGGACTTGCGCTTTAGTgggtaaaaccaaatataacgagtaaaataatcaacaaaaataacataGTGTTTCAAATCATCATGAGAGTAAATTGGAAAACTTCAAACATCATAAAACATTAGTTTTAATGGCGCAAAACTAGTAAatgttgaattaaaaaaaaaaaaagaagcaatttttgtgttttattacAATGACAAGAATTACATGAAAACTCGTATTTAATAGAAGAAGAGAGATTAAGATGATGAGAATATACTCAATGGTTCAAAATGGGGAAGGATAGGTAACCAAGACGAACATGCCATTTGGAGATATGAGCTTTGATGGTCGAAAAGGCAAATAGTGGTGGTGTGATCGAACTTGATTAATGCCACTCATAAATGTCATTCTTAATTCGCCTCTATAAAAGTACTGCCCTCTTGTGACGGTCTTTCACATAAAAACAATAATGTAAGAACTCAATAGAAACATTGTTATGGAGACAAAATTTAGACATAgagatttaaattatt contains these protein-coding regions:
- the LOC100251981 gene encoding serine/arginine-rich splicing factor RSZ22A isoform X1, which codes for MSRVYVGNLDPRVSERELEDEFRVYGVIRSVWVARRPPGYAFVEFADRRDAVDAIRGLDGKSGWRVELSHNSKGGGGGGGGGGGRDRGRGGGEDLKCYECGEPGHFARECRLRIGSRGMGSGRRRSISPRPRRSPSYGRRSYSPHARKSPRRRSVSPRRGRSYSRSPPYRRARNDSPFANGD
- the LOC100251981 gene encoding serine/arginine-rich splicing factor RSZ22A isoform X2 — protein: MSRVYVGNLDPRVSERELEDEFRVYGVIRSVWVARRPPGYAFVEFADRRDAVDAIRGLDGKSGWRVELSHNSKGGGGGGGGGGGRDRGRGGGEDLKCYECGEPGHFARECRLRIGSRGMGSGRRRSISPRPRRSPSYGRSPHARKSPRRRSVSPRRGRSYSRSPPYRRARNDSPFANGD